A genome region from Akkermansiaceae bacterium includes the following:
- the trpC gene encoding indole-3-glycerol phosphate synthase TrpC yields the protein MTDKLAEIIATKHTEVEALLPRAAHLRAAALQRNDFRGFRAALDRGPSQLALIAEVKKASPSVGLIDPDFDPIRQAGRYIDGGASCLSILTDEKYFQGSLGYLSKISEFSPIPLLRKDFTIHETQIHEAVIAGADAILLIVAALDDELMRRLYDEAKSFQLDVLVEVHDLPEMERALELGADLIGINNRNLKTFEVDMATTERLAEEVPDDVILISESGIKTHEDALRALNAGANALLIGETLMRADDPSRAIEGFMELSL from the coding sequence ATGACCGACAAACTTGCCGAAATCATCGCCACCAAACACACCGAGGTGGAAGCACTGCTGCCACGCGCCGCTCACCTCCGCGCCGCAGCACTCCAGCGCAACGATTTTCGCGGCTTCCGTGCCGCCCTCGACCGCGGGCCGTCCCAGCTTGCTCTCATCGCGGAGGTCAAGAAAGCCTCGCCGTCCGTCGGGCTGATCGATCCGGACTTCGACCCCATCCGCCAGGCCGGGCGCTACATCGATGGGGGCGCATCCTGCCTCTCCATCCTCACCGATGAGAAGTATTTCCAAGGATCGCTCGGCTATCTGTCGAAAATCTCCGAATTCTCCCCAATCCCCCTGCTGCGCAAGGATTTCACCATCCACGAGACCCAGATCCATGAGGCGGTCATCGCAGGCGCGGATGCCATCCTGCTCATCGTTGCCGCGCTCGATGATGAACTCATGCGCCGGCTCTACGACGAGGCGAAATCCTTCCAGCTCGATGTCCTCGTGGAAGTCCACGACCTCCCTGAAATGGAGCGCGCCCTGGAACTCGGCGCGGATCTGATCGGCATCAACAACCGCAACCTCAAGACTTTCGAGGTCGACATGGCCACCACCGAGCGCCTGGCCGAGGAAGTGCCGGATGATGTGATCCTCATTTCCGAAAGCGGGATCAAGACCCATGAGGATGCCCTCCGTGCGCTCAACGCCGGGGCGAACGCCCTGCTCATCGGCGAGACACTGATGCGCGCCGATGATCCCTCCCGCGCCATCGAGGGCTTCATGGAACTGAGCCTCTAG